The Deltaproteobacteria bacterium genome includes the window TTGATCCTGTGGGACAGCGTAGATTCCCAGATAAAATCGTATATTTTCGTATGGACTTAAGTCTTCATAGAGGGAAAACTTCTGGGACATGTAGCCGATCGACTTCTTGATTTCTTCCGACTCTTTAAAGATGTCATGCCCTGCCACCTGCCCCTGACCTGAAGTGGGGGTCAGTATTCCGCAGAGCATACGGATCGTCGTCGATTTACCGGAACCGTTGGGCCCAAGGAAACCGAAGATTTCTCCTCTTTTCACGGAAAAAGATATTTTATTCACCGCTACAAAAGCCCCGAAACGCTTTTCGAGGTCATTTACGGATATGGCATCAGCGTTTGAAGGAATCATGAACAATCTCTTTATCCACTTCCTGAATACGGTGAATCATTGCATCTTCCAGGCTGGAAAAGGCGCCGCGGATTTCTGACGGTGCTGCAATGTCCAGAACCTGAGAGCGGTGCATCAGCGCCAGCCGGCCACACTTTTCTCCCTCATCGAGATAGGCGGTGGAAACCAGGATGGTCATGCCGTCCTCGCGCATCTGCGCCAGGATCTCCCAAAACTCCTGCCGGGAAACGGGATCCACGCCATTCGTCGGTTCATCGAGGATCAGCACCTTCGGTTCATGGGCAAGAACACAGGCCAGTCCCAGCTTCTGCTTCATCCCACCGGAGAGATTGCCTGCAGGCCGATCCACAAAAGGGAGCAGATTGGAAAATCCCAGATACCTTTCTCGTCTCCGACGGCGCTCTTCCTTGGGTACATTAA containing:
- a CDS encoding ABC transporter ATP-binding protein; amino-acid sequence: MVVSSMNFISIENVSMRFGEVEAVREATLFVDQGTIFGLVGSDGAGKSTLLRMTATMIPPVSGRILIDGLDVVKDRQKVKRLIGYMPQRFGLYHDLTVDENMRFFMDVFNVPKEERRRRRERYLGFSNLLPFVDRPAGNLSGGMKQKLGLACVLAHEPKVLILDEPTNGVDPVSRQEFWEILAQMREDGMTILVSTAYLDEGEKCGRLALMHRSQVLDIAAPSEIRGAFSSLEDAMIHRIQEVDKEIVHDSFKR